The genomic region GCGGGAACATCCAACCTCCCGTATACGTGTGGAAGGACTGGAGGGTAAGAGAAAAAAATATACGCCTGTGGATAGCGCGCTGCGTCATATCACTGCAGAATACCCGGCCCCTCACTTTCTTTATTTGACGGTAGAGATGGCCAATATGTTTGCTTCATTTGATTCCTTCAAGGATTGGATCAAAGAGCTGCGCCTCATCATTGACGGATCGTCTGGAGACCTGCATCCCAGGTTGGAGCAAAATCGTCATCGCTGGGAATGGGCGGAATGAAGACATAGAATTAAGATGTCGATGTTGGTAAAAAGATCAGCTCGATGATTGTAAAAAACAAAAAAAAGTTGTGTTGTACACCGTAATTCCGGTGTACAGCACAACTTTTTTTATTATGTTTTTGCAACGAAGGACGAAGTCAGATCAAGTGACGTTACGGTTTTATTTTTACCCGTTCGTTTGGCGAGATACAGACAGGCATCCACTTCCTCGAACAATTTGTCTTTACTCAGATTGGGACTGTAGCTTTTGAGGCCGATACTCACCGTAATGGAAGCTCCTTCAAGTTCCAGATGGCCCATCAGGGAAATCTTCTGACGAATCTGTTCCACCAGGGCGTAGGCTTGCTCGAAAGACTGCTCAAACATCAATAAGGCGAACTCTTCGCCACCGTAGCGTGCTGCAATATCACTTGAGGTAATCGTCTCCTGAATGATCAGTGACACTTTCTCCAGAATGATGTCTCCAACCCGATGACCATATGTGTCATTAATGGATTTGAAATCATCAATATCGATCAGAGCCAGATGCATACTCATACCACTGTTGGCGTACTCAAATGCTTTTTCATAATAATCCTTGAATGAGCTTTGGTTGTAGAGGTTGGTTAAACCGTCTGTTTTGGACTGTTTGGTCATAATGGCGTTTCGCACAATAAGGTCCTGCTTGGCAAGCATGCTTGCCTGAAGATCGTCCAGCACTTCGACTCCGCTGGTTACGATAACCTGTGCTACATATGTACCAAGGATTAGAAAAGCCGGAATGGATACCATGTCAAATGAAGACAGGTACGATCGGTAATCTGGATCGAACAGAACCAGAAGATAACCCATCATCTGCATCAGAAAGACTATCCAGACTCTCTTTCTACTGAAGAACAGAACCGAAGCGAAGATGGGTAACAGACAGATCGCTAATATAATCCGAATGTCATAATTGACATGAATAATCGTCCAGGCAATAACCGTGCTGGCTATAGACATGGTGTAAAAGGAATATGAACTGAAGCGTCGATCAACCCAACTCGCAAACAAAATGCAAGAACTGCTGATGGCTGTAGGCCAGAACAGGACATTCATCAAGAAATCTGCAGGTGCGCGATCATATTCCAGAAACAGGAAACAGCCAATCTGAATGGCGAGATGTGCCATAATGACAATCCAGTAGGCATGGAGCATTTTTTTGATCCATTTGGAATGCTTGAACTCGTATTCTGTTGGAATGTGGCTATTTTGCGTATGGAAACTCTTCATATATCACCGCTGACTGCATCATAATGGTACGACAGAATTCTCTCGTATATGATGATTATAAATCACAATGAACAAAACGCAAATCATTAAATTCAAAGCATGAGAAGTAAGCTTACATTATATTACAGAGAGAACAGAAACTTTCCGAAAAGGGACATACAAATTCCGGAGGGAGCGTCATAGACTAATAATAGGCTCCGTTTCATAGGATTGTTATTCTTGCTGAAGGGGAGGTGACTTCCATTCCTCTTGTCGTTCGTTCAACCGTCAACGCTACGGGGGCAATTACGTTTACGGGCAATACGCTGGGTCTGAGCCGTTCCGATACGGTAGGGGTGCCTGGTACACAGGACAGCATCGGTGCGTTCACGACGACTAACGCAGACGTGCGTTTCGGAACGTATCCGCTGGGAACTACAAGTTTGTACCAGAGCAATAGTTCCGCCGCGAGTCTTGTGCTTCCTGCAGGGAGCACGATTCTGTATGCGGAATTAATCTGGGGCGGAAGTTATATCAATGGAACTGTCAATCTGAGCGCGGCGATCAACAATCCGGTAACGTTCATCACCCCTGCAGGTTCATTCAGTGTTACACCCGACCCGGCGACCTACAATCAATTTGATCTGGGGGGCGGTGGTGCTGGCTATGTACGTTCCGCCAATGTGACTACACTTGTACAAGGCGGGGGAGCAGGTACATATATCACTGGAGCGGTGGTAGGGACTATTGTTATTCCGGGTGATTCCACGGCCAATCATGCGGGGTGGACACTTGGGGTTATTTATCAGAATCCCAATCTCCCTTTTCGCAACATGTCTTTGCGTGCAGGCGGCGTACTGGTGCAATCTACTTCACCACCGGTAGTAACAACATTGACAGGATTCGCAACCCCCCTCTCTGGTGCACTAGGAGGTAGAGCGCTGTTCAGTGCCCAGGAGGGTGACGCGAATCGGACAGGAGATCAGGCGTTATTTGGACCCACTTCGGCGACATCAGTGGCCTTATCGGGACCGAACAATCTGGCAGCAAACTTTTTTGCCTCCCAAATCAATGGGGATACGGGAGCACTTAACACAACAGGCACGTTTGGCACACGAAATCAGACCAATGGAGCTCCAGGCTCGAACATTGTTGGCGGTCGTCAAGGTTGGGATATTACCAATGTGGATGTGTCTGCAAGACTGATTAACAATCAATCCTCGGCAGTACTGACGCTAACCACTTCAGGTGACGCGTACATTGTGAACGCGAATGCGATACAAGTTGATATCAATGCACCCAGGATTACAGTGGCCAAGGCTTCTGTGGCGACTGGAGCGGTCGCGGGAGACAGCGTCCTGTACACGGCAACGATTAGTAATGGGGGTACAGCCAGTGCTGCCAGTGTGGTATTGTCCGATACTCTGCCACCGGGTCTGACCTTCATTCCAGGCAGTGTCACGGTGGGAGGGGTGTCCCGTCCAACACTGGATGTGACCGCAGGCATACCACTGGGTTCATTAAATTTAAGTACTAGTATTGTCGTGACCTATCGGGCCCTGATCGTGAATGATACCAGCATCCTTCAACTCGTCAATTCGGCAAATGCAGCATTTACCTTTCAAAGCGTTGCAGGTGGTGCAGTCATTACAGGAGTCATTCCATCGAATAGTTCTACACTTCCTGTGTATTCACCTAACCTATCCATTGTGAAATCGGCAAATACAACAAACGCTACGGTCGGAGATCAGGTAACGTATACACTTCAAGTCGTTAATGGAGGAAACGTTTCAGCCAACGTTACGATATCCGATAATATTCCAAGTGGCAGCACCTATGTTGCCGGAAGTTTTCGCGTAAACGGAACAGTTGTTGCAGGAGCCAATCCGGTTACAGGGGTTAATTTGGGCAGTCTTGCAGCAGGAAGCACAACGACTATAACCTTTCAAGTCCTGGTCACGAACCTGCCAACACCGCCTACGTTGGTGGATCAGGCTACAGCTCCGTATTCATTCATTTCCGCTGACGGACGGACCATAACGGGTACGGTGGTGTCCAACACACTGACGATTCCGGTAACCTTGCCGAATGTAACTGTTGTCAAAAATGCAACGGTAACAGACGTTGCAGTTGGAGAAACCTTTACCTATTCGGTGGTCACGACGAATGGTGGCATACAAACCATTAGCAATGTCGTCCTAACGGATAGTCTTCCGGCGGGTCTTAATTTTGTGCCCGGAAGTGTGGTTGTCAGGGGTGTCAGTGTACCAGCAGCTAATCCAGCCAGTGGCATAGCCCTAGGTACATTGACGGCAGGAAGCTCCGCAACCGTGACATTTCAGGTTAATGTGCAGTCTTTGCCGGGTACCGGTTCGTTCGTCAATCGAGCGGTCGTATCTTATAGTTCAGGCACGTTTACAGGGATCTCCAACTCAAACTCCATCACAACGCCTGTATACCAGCCTGTGATTACAATCAATAAGTCGGCGAATCAGACTAATGCCACATTGGGAGATCAGCTTGCGTATACACTGCTCGTGACGAATAGCGGGAATATTGCAGCACAGGTGAACGTGACCGATACGATCCCGGCAGGTCTCACGTTCATTCCCGATTCGGTAACGGTGAATGGTACAGCACGTCCAGGTGTCAGTCCTTTAACCGGAATCACGCTGGGGAGCCTCCTGCCTGGAGGGAGTGCCACGGTGGTATTTCGCACGTCACTGACGACGCTCCCATCCCCGCCAACATTGGAGAATCAGGGAACTGGAAATTACACGTACCAGCTCCCGAGTGGACGTAATCTGTCAGGAAGTAGCCTGTCCAATATCGTTCGCATACCCGCTTCAGCTCCCAACATATCCATTGCCAAAACAGTTAATACAGCAGACGCCACTGTAGGGGATGTGCTCACCTATACGGTTGTAACCACCAATTCTGGCAGCGGGGCAGTTCAGAACCTGGTTCTCTCAGATACGCCTTCTGCTGGTTCAGAGTTTGTATCCGGGAGTGTCACCATTAATGGTGCCGCGGCAAGAAATGCAAGCCCGGTTTCGGGTATTGCTCTGGGGACGTTGAACAGCTCCAGCAGTATAACCGTGACCTACCAGACAAGAGTGACCTCCATTCCTGCTACAGGTTCGGTCAGCAACCGTGCAAGTACAGCTTTTACGTCAGGCAGTTTTAATGGTGTTTCCTCATCGGTGACAGTGAATACGCCGATTTTTCAACCTGTCATTCAAGTGGTGAAATCGGCCAGTACAACGAGTCTGACCGTGGGAGATACCTTTAATTACACCATCCAGATTACGAATACGGGCAATATTGCAGCGACGGTTACGTTAACAGATCCGGTTCCTGCCGGAGCCATATTCAATACCAACAGTGTCATCATTAATGGCTCGCCTGTACCTGGTGTCAGCCCAAACTCTGGAATCAGTCTGGGAGCACTCGCCGCGGGCGCAACCGCGACAGTCACTTTCCTTGCAACGGTCACTAGCCTGCCAGATGCAAGACAGCTGATTAATCAGGCTATTGCATCCTATAGCTACGCTCTTCCGAGCGGAAGGAATATTTCAGGTTTTGTTTCATCAAATACAATCACCATTCCCGTATCCCTGCCGAATGTAAGTATTGTAAACAGTGATAACCTAGATTACGCCGTATCTGGAGATGTCGTTCGATACACTTCAGTCATTCGTAACAACGGAACAGTAGCAGTGAGCAACGTGGTGTACGCGAACCCGCTTCCTTCGAACACCCCATTTATACCCGGAAGTGTCATTGTGAACGGGACGTCATTCCCGCTCTCCAATCCGACCGCCGGCATTCCAATCGGTACATTGGCCCCAGGGGCTGAGGTAACCGTAACTTTTGAGGTGAGGATAACTATGCCGATCCCTTCGCAGATTAACAATCAGTCGACGGTCAGCTTCACATCCGGTTCATTTTCGGGGTCATCATCGTCCAATACCACACAGACTCCGGTCATACAGCCACAGATTTCACTTGTCAAAACGGCGAATACAGCTAATGCAACCGTAGGTGATACGGTGGTATATACCGTGACTGTCAGTAATGCCGGTAACCTGGAGGCCAATGTAACGGTGACCGATACCATTCCGGCTGCAACCACGATTGTGCCGAACAGCGTGGTGGTATCCGGTGTGCCACAGCCGGGAGCAACACCAGCAGCAGGTATTCCGGTCGGTATTGTAGCAGCGGGAGCGACAGCTGTAGTCACGTTTGCGGTGGTTGTGAATTCACTTCCATCGCCTCAGCAGCTCAGCAATTTTGCAACGTCATCCTTTACATTTACACCTC from Paenibacillus sp. FSL R5-0341 harbors:
- a CDS encoding GGDEF domain-containing protein, whose translation is MKSFHTQNSHIPTEYEFKHSKWIKKMLHAYWIVIMAHLAIQIGCFLFLEYDRAPADFLMNVLFWPTAISSSCILFASWVDRRFSSYSFYTMSIASTVIAWTIIHVNYDIRIILAICLLPIFASVLFFSRKRVWIVFLMQMMGYLLVLFDPDYRSYLSSFDMVSIPAFLILGTYVAQVIVTSGVEVLDDLQASMLAKQDLIVRNAIMTKQSKTDGLTNLYNQSSFKDYYEKAFEYANSGMSMHLALIDIDDFKSINDTYGHRVGDIILEKVSLIIQETITSSDIAARYGGEEFALLMFEQSFEQAYALVEQIRQKISLMGHLELEGASITVSIGLKSYSPNLSKDKLFEEVDACLYLAKRTGKNKTVTSLDLTSSFVAKT